In the genome of Coregonus clupeaformis isolate EN_2021a chromosome 1, ASM2061545v1, whole genome shotgun sequence, one region contains:
- the zgc:112496 gene encoding uncharacterized protein zgc:112496: MSGTLFACEDPAVWRKLYGKYWEVVEAKSLGKGKKSGKLLPLDKWYQEELPVAIAGRPYKYVTQPELVKLMEWKLTRGKFRPRLQQLVASNSDETVEKCSRKAFSLLPDVQAAITELSSLKALGPATASAVLAAGAPEQAAFMADEAVESVPGLGPIQYTPRHYALYLNKMASHTQTLNKVDSERDWTPHRVELCLWAWAVANQLQLPLLKDVNLERSLSNKSDPETKDRPAKRLRTK, translated from the exons ATGAGTGGAACACTATTCGCCTGCGAAGACCCAGCTGTCTGGAGAAAGTTATATGGGAAATACTGGGAGGTAGTGGAGGCCAAGTCCCTTGGGAAGGGCAAGAAGTCTGGAAAACTGCTTCCCTTGGATAAATG GTATCAAGAGGAGCTGCCTGTAGCCATCGCTGGGCGTCCTTACAAATATGTCACCCAACCAGAACTGGTGAAACTGATGGAGTGGAAGCTCACT AGGGGGAAGTTCCGTCCGAGGCTGCAGCAGCTCGTGGCCTCTAACAGTGATGAGACGGTGGAGAAGTGCTCTAGAAAGGCCTTCAGTCTCCTCCCTGACGTCCAGGCAGCCATCACAGAACTCAGCTCTCTCAAAGCCCTGGGCCCAGCCACAGCCTCAG CTGTATTGGCAGCAGGAGCTCCGGAGCAGGCTGCGTTCATGGCCGACGAGGCTGTTGAAAGTGTCCCTGGACTGGGGCCCATCCAGTACACACCCAGGCACTATGCGCTCTACCTGAACAAAATggcttcacacacacaaacacttaacAAAG TGGACAGCGAACGGGACTGGACGCCCCATAGGGTGGAGCTGTGTTTGTGGGCATGGGCTGTAGCCAATCAGCTGCAGCTCCCCCTGCTGAAGGATGTGAATCTAGAGCGCAGCCTCAGCAATAAGTCAGACCCAGAGACCAAAGACAGGCCAGCTAAGAGACTGAGGACCAAGTAA
- the wdr24 gene encoding GATOR complex protein WDR24, with the protein MEKMSRVTTALGSSAISGRTMFCHLDAPANAISVCRDATQVVVAGRNIFKIYGLEEEQFVEKLNLRVGRKPSLNFSCADVMWHQMEENLLATAATNGAVVTWNLGKPSRNKQDQLFTEHKRTVNKVCFHPTEVYMLLSGSQDGYMKCFDLRKKESVSTFSGQSESVRDVQFSMKDYFTFAASFENGNVQLWDIRRPDRYERMFTAHTGPVFCCDWHPDDRGWLATGGRDKMVKVWDMTTNRAKEIYCVQTIASVARVKWRPERKWHLATCSMMVDHNIYVWDVRRPFIPFATFEEHKDVTTGIVWRHQHDPYFLLSGSKDSTLYQHMFKDASRPVDRANPEGLCFGLFGDLAFAAKESLISGDTNRKPYPGGDRRYPIFFFKKPDLTEQFAHVSSALSVFESSLESRCMDWFVKTARLYLLGGKPFAELCDHNAKVAKELNRPQVSTTWTMLRLMFSDPANLSTPGPNNISKLGNLPLMNSFSMKEMGTESRLDRSKGEIRQDSIHLEPGNSLINSNNDENEETEGSEGQAEYMFGDAELDDDDLYSIELENQAAEEQEYTLPQEAFPLRHEIMDNPSVPEHLQQDKADSPHASGNEAEVMCLTPTESFSLIAISQPLFSTHLPAHFFCPVVREMLSHYAEQGDVQMAVSVLIVLGDRIRKEIDDLTQEHWYMSYIDLLQRFELWNVSNEVIKLSTCSAITCLNQTSTTLHVNCSNCKRPMSNRGWICDRCHQCASVCAVCHHVVKGLFVWCQGCSHGGHLEHVMNWLKSSSHCPAGCGHLCEYT; encoded by the exons ATGGAGAAGATGTCGCGGGTAACCACGGCCCTGGGCAGCAGCGCCATCAGCGGGCGCACCATGTTCTGCCACCTGGACGCGCCCGCCAACGCCATCAGTGTGTGCCGCGATGCCACACAGGTGGTGGTGGCCGGCCGCAATATCTTCAAGATCTACGGCCTGGAGGAGGAGCAGTTTGTGGAGAAGCTCAACCTGCGCGTGGGCCGCAAGCCCTCGCTCAACTTCAGCTGCGCCGACGTCATGTGGCACCAGATGGAGGAGAACCTGCTGGCCACGGCTGCCACCAACGGGGCGGTGGTCACCTGGAACCTGGGCAAACCATCGCGCAACAAGCAGGACCAGCTGTTCACCGAGCACAAGCGCACGGTCAACAAGGTGTGCTTCCACCCCACCGAAGTCTACATGCTGCTCAGTGGCTCCCAGGATGGCTACATGAAGTGCTTCGACCTGCGCAAGAAGGAGTCCGTCAGCACCTTTTCAG GTCAGTCGGAGAGCGTAAGAGATGTTCAGTTCAGCATGAAGGATTACTTTACTTTTGCTGCTTCCTTTGAGAACGGTAACGTCCAGCTGTGGGACATCCGGAGGCCTGACCGGTATGAGAGGATGTTCACAGCCCACACCGGTCCTGTGTTCTGCTGTGACTGGCACCCCGATGACAG GGGCTGGCTGGCCACTGGCGGCCGGGACAAGATGGTGAAGGTGTGGGACATGACCACCAACCGGGCCAAAGAGATCTACTGCGTCCAGACCATCGCCTCGGTGGCCCGGGTCAAGTGGCGTCCTGAGAGGAAGTGGCACCTGGCCACCTGCTCCATGATGGTGGACCACAACATCTACGTGTGGGACGTCCGGCGGCCCTTCATCCCCTTTGCCACCTTCGAGGAGCACAAGGATGTGACCACAGGCATCGTGTGGCGCCACCAGCACGACCCCTACTTCCTGCTGTCAGGCTCCAAGGACAGCACACTCTACCAGCACATGTTCAAGGACGCCAGCCGGCCCGTTGACCGGGCCAACCCCGAGGGGCTGTGCTTCGGCCTGTTTGGAGACCTAGCCTTCGCCGCCAAGGAGAGCCTCATTAGTGGCGACACCAACAGGAAACCGTACCCGGGTGGCGACCGCCGCTACCCCATCTTCTTCTTCAAGAAGCCCGATCTGACGGAGCAGTTTGCCCACGTGTCAAGCGCCCTCAGCGTGTTCGAGTCATCTCTGGAGAGCAGGTGCATGGACTGGTTTGTAAAGACGGCGCGCCTCTACCTCCTCGGCGGCAAACCATTCGCCGAGCTGTGTGACCACAACGCCAAGGTGGCCAAGGAGCTCAACAGACCTCAG GTTTCTACTACATGGACCATGCTTCGGCTCATGTTCTCAGATCCAGCTAACCTCTCGACACCTGGTCCAAATAACATCAGCAAACTGGGCAACCTTCCTTTAATGAACAG TTTCAGTATGAAGGAGATGGGGACAGAGAGCAGGCTGGACCGCAGTAAAGGAGAGATCAGACAGGACAGCATTCACCTGGAGCCTGGGAACTCGCTCATCAACAGCAACAACGACG AGAATGAGGAGACGGAGGGGAGTGAGGGACAGGCGGAGTACATGTTTGGTGACGCTGAGCTGGATGACGATGACCTCTACTCTATAGAGCTTGAAAACCAGGCCG CGGAGGAACAGGAGTACACGCTTCCCCAGGAGGCCTTCCCGCTGCGCCACGAGATCATGGACAACCCGTCGGTGCCGGAGCACCTGCAGCAGGACAAGGCCGACTCGCCGCATGCCAGCGGCAACGAGGCGGAGGTCATGTGCCTGACACCCACTGAGTCCTTCTCGCTGATCGCCATCTCACAGCCGCTGTTCAGCACCCACCTTCCCGCCCACTTCTTCTGCCCCGTGGTCAGGGAGATGCTGAGCCACTATGCTGAGCAGGGCGACGTGCAGATGGCTGTCTCGGTGCTCATCGTCCTGGGTGACCGCATCCGCAAGGAGATCGACGACCTCACTCAG GAGCACTGGTACATGTCCTACATTGACTTGCTGCAGCGTTTCGAACTGTGGAACGTGTCCAACGAGGTCATCAAGCTGAGCACTTGCAGCGCCATCACCTGTCTGAACCAGACGTCTACCACGCTGCACGTCAACTGCAGCAACTGCAAACGACCCATGAGCAACAGGGGCTGGATCTGTGACAG GTGCCACCAGTGTGCCAGTGTTTGTGCCGTGTGCCACCACGTGGTGAAGGGGCTGTTTGTGTGGTGCCAGGGCTGCAGTCACGGCGGGCACCTGGAGCACGTGATGAACTGGTTAAAGAGCAGTTCCCACTGCCCGGCCGGCTGTGGACACCTGTGTGAGTACACCTGA